DNA sequence from the Sulfolobales archaeon genome:
GCAAAGTCGCCGCTGGATACCTGCTCAGGCTTATGGCCCGAGATTAGCATATCAATCGCTATCGCCATCAGCAGAACTCCACCAGCTATTTTGAGGGATGTAAGGCTTATCCCAAATAATCTTAGGATCTGCTCGCCAGCTATTGAGAAGAGGGTTAGTAGTATAAATATCGCGATCGTAGCTCTATTAACGATCCTCCTGGCAAGAGCCTCCCAATCATTACCGCTTCTCGTGCTCTCTAGATAAGATACCAGAGTTGGTATAGCAGCTATAGGATCCATTATTGCAAAGACAGAGATAGCTATCGAGATAACAGTCATAAGATCCGATTGAAATACTATTTCATAACACCCATATAGAGTTAGGAAACACCTATAAATTAGATATTTAGCATTAGCCCAGAGCTATAATCCTGGTTAAATATGGTCGAGATATTTAAGATACGGATCATCAGGATCTCGGATAAAC
Encoded proteins:
- a CDS encoding MarC family protein, which codes for MTVISIAISVFAIMDPIAAIPTLVSYLESTRSGNDWEALARRIVNRATIAIFILLTLFSIAGEQILRLFGISLTSLKIAGGVLLMAIAIDMLISGHKPEQVSSGDFAVVPIATPLIVGPGTMSTLIIYSRIYGFVLTLLGAYIALLITYPLLRYSHTLLRYLGTTTLRGLGKFMSVIIAAIAMELFIGGLRDLGVV